The window TAAAAGTTGAAAATTCTCTTATAGATTTATTTTTACTTGTATCCTCTGTTTCTTGTTCATCATCAATCTCATCATGTTAAACACTCTTTGATAATTCTTGAATGGGTGGGAAGACTATGCAAGTCAAGATACTAATAACAGACCCTATAAGTGAAATTCTCATAAATAAATTAACAAAATATAATATCAAAATAGATTATAGACCCGATATATCAAAAGAGGAATTACAAAAAATAATCTATGATTATGATGTGATAGTAGTAAGAAGTAGAACTAGAATAGATAAAGAATTAATAGAGAAAGGTAAAAAATTAAAAGTAATTGCAAGGGCAGGCATAGGAATAGATAATATAGATACTGAAGAAGCTGAAAAAAGAAATATAAGAGTTGTATACGCACCAGGTACATCTACTGATTCTGCTGCAGAATTAACAATAGGACTAATGATAGCAGCAGCAAGAAACTTATATAACGCTATAAATTTAGCAAAATCAGGTGTATTCAAGAAAGTTGAAGGAGTAGAGCTTGCTGGCAAGACAATAGGAATTATCGGGTTTGGAAGGATCGGAAGTAAAGTCGCTACCGTTGCCAACGCTCTCGGAATGAAAGTACTAGCTTATGATATACTTGATATTAAGGAGCGAGCTCTGAAAGTGGGAGCAGAACCTTGTACGTTAGATGATATGTTACCAAGAGCCGATATAATAACACTTCATGTGACTGTGGGTAAAGAAACAAAGTATATTTTAGATAAGGAACAATTTGAGAAAATGAAAAACAACGTTATTATAGTTAACACCAGTAGAGCAGCTGTGGTAAACGGAAAGATATTACTTGAATTTATCAGAAAGGGAAAAATATTTGCATATGCTACCGACGTATTCTGGAATGAGCCTCCTAAAGAAGAATGGGAGCACGAATTACTTAGACACGAGAGAGTAATAGTCACCCCTCACATTGGAGCACAGACCAAAGAAGCTCAAGATAGAGTGGCAGAAGTTACCGCACAAAATCTGATAAACGTAATGAAAGAGATGAGGTTGATTTAAAATGTTATTAATACCGGGACCTGTAGAGGTTCCAAAAAGTGTTCTAGCTGCAACTAGCCTAGTAATAGACCATCGAGGGAATAAATTCAAAGATATAGTTAATAGACTTGAAAAACTTATGATTAAACATTTCTCTTCTGAGAGAGTAGCTCTTCTTACAGGTTCGGGCACACTTGCAGTTGAAGCTATGGTTTATTCATTTACTAAAAGAGGTGAAAAAATACTAGCACTTTCTTATGGCGAGTTTGGACGAAGACTTGCAGAGTCCATAAAGAGAAGGGGAGCAACATTAAGACTGTATGATAAACCTATGGGACACTCCTTTTCATTGGAAGAAGTAAAACAGATTATAGAAGAAAATAAAGATGTTACCACAGTAGCACTAGTGCATAATGAGACTAGTACAGGAATTGCACTGAGAAACTTAGAGGAAATAAGTAGGTTCATTAAAAACAAGGGATTAAGACTAATAGTAGACTCTGTATCTGGCTTTGCTGCTTATCAATTAATGGTTAATGAATGGAAAATTGATGCTGTTGCAACTGGTAGTCAAAAAGCTCTAGCATCGGTACCTGGATTGGGCTTTGTAGCGGTGTCTAGAGATGGCTTAAACGAAATAGTGAATGAAGATTTGCCAACATATTTAGACGTATCATTACATTTGAAGTTTCAAGACAAATACGAAACACCGTTTACCCCTGCAACAGGAGTATTTAACGCTACGTTAAGAGCTGCAGAATTACTTGAGTTAGAAGGAGTAGAACGAAGATGGAAAAGACATGAAGCTTGTACAAAGTATGTAAGAGACGCTTTATCCTACTTTGGTTTCAGTCTATTAGGTAACGAGAATAACTTTTCTAATACAGTTGTCGCTGCAATTCCACCTATAAAGGATTATAGAGCTAAATTAAAGGAGTTTAATGTCGAAATAGCGGGAGGTATGGGAGAACTTAGAGATAAAGTTGTTAGAATAGGTCTTTTAGGTATAGTGGATGATAGAGCAGTTATGAAGCTAATAGGAATAACAGCAAGAATGTTTCACAGCCAATATGAAAAAGAACCTCCATTAGAATGTAAACTTCCAGAAGAATTAAGAGAAGAGATTGAATGGAGTTAATCTTTTTTCCTGAAGTTTAATATGTAGCATGTATGACAATAGACAAGATTAACGAAATATTTAAAGAAAATTGGAAAAATAAATTAACAAAATATGAAATTGCAAGAATAATAAGTGCGCGCGCATTACAATTATCTATGGGAGCCTTACCACTAATAGATACTTCTAACCTAAAATCTGATGACGTAATAAGTATAGCGGAGGAGGAATTAAAAAGAGGAGTTCTTCCGATAACTATAAGGAGAATTTATCCCAACGGGCAGGTTGAACTTATAAGTGTAAGAAAAATAGAGAACAGATAAATACAAATGTCATGCAAAACTCCAAAAAACTACACACTTATAATTGCTGAAAAAAGTAAGGCAGCAAGAAAAATCGCAGAAGCGTTGTCAAATAACTATTCGTATTGTAAAAAATTCTACGTCAACTTCTGGATTGTAAATTACTCCTCTAAATATTACATAATATCACCAGCTGCAGGTCATTTGTTCAACTTATATGGCAATTCCTCATTTCCTGTATATGGAACAGAATGGAAACCTTTATGGCAAATAGATCCTTCAGCTAGATATACAAAGAAATATTACGATTTAATTAAATCTCTCTCTAAAGATGCGCAGGAGTTTATCAATGCATGCGATTACGATATAGAAGGATCACTGATAGGTTATCTAATAATAAATTTTTTAGGTGATATAAAAAGAGCTAAGAGAGCAAAATTTTCTACTCTGACTAAAGAAGATATATTAAACTCTTTCAGAAACTTAAAACCTTTAGACTATGACATGATTCACGCAGGTATAGCGAGACATAAAGTAGATTGGTTGTGGGGCATTAACGTAAGTAGAGCCCTTATGAAAAGTGTATATATAGTTACACGAAAAAGAGTAATCCTAAGTGCTGGCAGAGTTCAGAGCCCGACATTAATACATGTAATAAACAATACACTAAAGAGAGAATTATTTGTTCCTTTACCATACTATTCAATTAATTTAACCATTAATTTAAAAAATAAAGAATTTAAGATAACAATACCGAAAACTTTCGAGAATAAGAACGAAGCAAAACAATACTTAGAGGAAATAAAAAAGGTAGGCGAAGTCGTAGTAACTAACATAGAGTTAAAAGATGCTGTAATTTATAGACCACCACCATTTAATTTAACAGATTTACAGCTAGAAGCTGGAAGACTTTTTGGTTATTCGCCATATTTAGTTGAAAGAATTGCGGAGAACCTGTACCTAAATGGACTAATAAGCTATCCTAGAACTAATAGTCAAAAAATACCACCTTCTATAAATATTTATCAAATAATTGACTCCCTCTCTAAATCAAAAAGATACGGATCACTGATAAACACATTGTCTCAAATTACCAAGGGAAAGTATATAGTAAGGCAAGGAGAAAAAGATGATCCAGCCCATCCTGCAATATATCCAACTGGAGAGTTACCCTATAATTTGGATACTAAGGAATTGAAACTATATGAATTAATTTTGAGACGATTTTTAGCTTCAATGTCCACAGATGCTAGAGTTAGAAAACAAGAAATAACTTTAAGGATTCCTAAAGTTGATATTGAACTAAAACTGAACATACAGAGCCTGATATATAAAGGTTGGATAATCTTATACCCATACACTAAGTTCTCAGATGAGGAACTTCTGGATGTAAAAAAAGGAGATAAAGGGCGTATTGTAAGGGCTAACAGTTCAATGAAAGTCACAAAGCCTGATACACAACAAGTATCAAAGATTCAATTACTTAAATGGATGGAGTCGAATAACTTAGGAACTGAAGCTACAAGAGGTAGAATTATAGAGACACTATTCAAAAGAAAGTACTTAATGAGTAAGGGTAAATACGCTTATCCCACACCCATCGGAATCGTAGTAACTGATGTTTTATCATCTTATTTTAAGGACTTGACGGATGTGAGATTAACATCGGAGATGGAGAAAAAATTAAACGGAATTATTAGCGGAAAATTTTCTGAAAACGAAGTAGTGGAGGAAACTAAGAAACTAATAGAGAGATACATTAATGAATTTGAAAATTCAAAGAACGATATTGGAACTAAAATAGGAAAAATTCTAGGTTTATTAGAGTATAAAAAATGTAAATATTGTGAATTAGAAGTCTATAAAGATAATCTATGTAAATATCACTTAAATGCAGTAAAACTTCTTAAAAATAACTTAAAAATATGGAAGGAGAGGACAGATCTAACAGAAGAATCAATTATTAAAAAACTTAAAAAGCTTAACACTGCAGGGAAATTTATAAGAGATGTATTGAATACATACCATAACTGATGATGTGAGTCATGCCATCTTGATTGATGATATGAACCCTGGGGTAACTGATTTGTTATAGAGCCTTATACTTCTCGTGCCAAGCCTCATATACCTTGATTACTTCTGAATTTACACTGGGTTTCCTTATCTTAAGGATCTCCTTAAAGTCCTCCATATTAACAGCTCTAGGTTGCTCTAATTTTTTGTCGAACATCTCCTTTACTACCCTTATATGGGCAGCTTGAACTATGTCTTTTATATCACTTGCAGTATACCCTTCTGTCATTTTAGCTAGTTCATCTATATTAAAATTGTCCATTTTTATCTTTGAAGTATAGTGTAATAATAGTGACTTTCTTTGCTCAACATCTGGTAAGCGTATGTATATTCTCTTCTGAAATCTTCTTAAGAACGGCTCATCTAGTCTCCAAGGCTTATTGGTTGCACCTATAACATAGACCTTGAAATTCTCAGATTTGTCCTGCAAACCATCCATTTCTTTTAAGAATTGATTTCTTACCCTAACTTCCCCACCATTTTCACTATTATATGTACCAAGTAATGCATCTATCTCGTCTATGAATATTATCACAGGTTTACCATCCTTCTTGGACAATTCTCTAGCACTGTTGAATATTTTTGCTACATTTTTTTCAGCCTCACCTAGCCACTTAGACATCACTGATGCTGCATCGACTTGAATAAAATATGAGTCAATCTCGTTAGCTACAGCAGCTGCGATCATCGTTTTACCACAACCTGGAGGTCCATAAACCAATATACCTCTAGGCCATCCTAAAGGAAATAGGTCTGGTCTTCTTGTAGGATAAACAATAGCCTCTTTTAGAGCCTCTTTAACGTCTTCCAAACCCACGATGTCATTAAAGCTTACTTTAGGTTTCTCCTTCATTACTAAATCGTCTACAGAGACTTGGCTATGTTTGCCATTCCCATTACCCGCACCATCAGCAGGAATTAATTCCTTTAAAACCTCTATTCGCCTTTTATACTCATTAATCATTTGCTCATATATAGCAGCTGTTGATCCGTCCCTATATAGAGAAACTAGTTGTGCTAATACCTCGATCGCTTTCTTGTAATTGGTAATTGCCTCTTCAGCATTTCCCTCTTTGTCGGCTTTTACAGCATTTATAGCATACTTTCTTGCCATCTCTTCAAGCATTACTTGGGCAGACATGCTTAACCCTCAAGCACAATTAGACCTTTTTCTTCAAGTTTTCTTAACATATTAAAGACTTCCTCTTTACTGACATCAAAATTCTTTGCTATATACTCTACATCAATAAATCCACCAGTAGTCTTTATGTAATTTAGTATCATGTCCTCTGATAAACTCTTCTTATTGCTACTCTGAACTTGTTTAGCTACTCTCTTTGGTAACTCTGAAGGTGGATGGGGTAGTTCTGGCAATAATTCTCTGACTTTTACTTCAGCCATCTTCTGAGCTTCTTCCATTATCTGTTTCGCTTGTTCGTCAGAAACTGTTGGAACAAACGTCTTTTCGCTTAATGCACCAGTTTCAATAGCTATACTATTTACGCTACTTGTTATTGAATCTAAAGCGAGAGCCACTTCTGGTGCTATACCTCTAACTTGCTCCTTTAATTCTCCCAATATACGCATTACTGGGAATAGCACTAGAGAAACTCCCTGTAGCTCCTGGACGGTATCTAGTTTTAATCTTACCTTTTCTATGGCTAAATATGCAGTATATATTATTTTAATCATTTTTCGTATGTCCGAGATCTCTTGTGCATATATCGTAGCTCTCGCTATATCTCCTTCAATTTGAGATCTAATGACTTTCTCAAAGAGATCTTTGTCTCTCTCCCTTAATCTCCTTATCGCTTCGTCTAATCTATCCTGCTGCTCTTTTAATTTTAAAGATATTTCAGTTATCGCTTTGGACAAATGCACCTTTCTCTTTCTATCGCTATTAAAAATTATCGATAACTTATCAAACATCCTATGTCACTAATTCTTCATAAAGTATTTATTACCCTTACTGGTATTGGAACAGACACTTCAGACTTATTACCCTCGTTCTTATTTGACTGTTCTGTTGACGTGTTTAATGAGGCAGAAGGCTTAAGTTCTATTACCTCCTTATCCAATCCGTCAAGTTTATCTAGAGTTTTCTTTATATCGTCTCTTTCCAATGCATAACTATCCCTAGATAACCTCAGAATTTCCATAGAATTTTTATATGCAAGTTCTGGTATTTCACCCGATATGTAATTTATCTTCAATGCAATCATAGCTCTATCAATTTGAGCAACTTGGTCCTCTATTGAGTTTAATCTATCTTTTAATCTTCCCTTTAATCTTGAATGCTCATCTCTTATCTTTAGTAACTCACTGTCTAACTTCCTCTTCATATCCTCATATGTACTTTTAGGTATCTCTTGCCTAGAGTATAACTCCTCGAGCGCTCTTTGTCTCTTCCTTATCTTCTCCATCTGTCCTAACACTTTCAAAGAGTCAGTTTTCCAATCAGGTAATATTACTACAGAATCTCCATCAACTTTTACGCTATTCGGAGAATATGTCTTGATTTCTTCACCTTTAAATAATTCAATACCTGTTATTGTACCATCAATTTCAGTATAAACATGAACTATTACTCCAGCATCACGGCCATAAACGTCCTTTACCTTTTGCCCTATGAACTTTGTTAATACCTCAACCGGAATGCCCATGGTATTACTCCTCAAAGTTATCAGCTATGATGATTATATTTATAAGAATTTAGGCTCTTCAGTAGGTAGAGGTTCATCATCAATAAGCGCTTTTAACCCTCATCATTAGCCCCATAATATTACGCTAATCAGCTTATAAACATTTAAAGATGAACCTAATAATTAATGAGCCTGGAAACATTTCACTATATTGCTAATCAATTATCAGGTATATTTAACTTCAATGGAGAGCCTTTAGCATCAGCCTTAATAATACTAGGCTTAGCAATACTTTCAATAATGATATTGGCTGGGTTAATTTATGGAGCAATAAAGGTAGTTAAAGCAGTTCCAAACATGCCTTTTAAACAATTCATCATAGTTATGATAATGATAGCAGTATTCTTAGTAATCGTTGGAGTACTAATACCCTAAAGGTAAAAATTTTTACCGTAAAACTCTAATCCATAATCCAACTCTATTTCTATTAACCTGTTATACTTACTTGTTCTCTCTCCTCTTGAAGGAGCACCAGTTTTGATGAACTCACTTTGGGTACCTACTGCAAGATCAGCTATTATGGAATCTTCAGTCTCTCCGCTCCTGTGGCTGACAATTGTCTTCACAGCATTTCTTCTGGCGAAATCTATATAATCTAAAGTTTCGGTTATGGTTCCAATTTGATTGGGCTTAACTATGGTACCTTTACTTGACATTCTTTCTATTCCCTTCTTCAAATATTCTATATTTGTCACATACAAATCGTCACCGGTTACAATAGTTTTTTTCAGCTTACTTTGCAACTGAGAAAACGAATCATAATCGTTCTCCTCAAAGGGATCTTCAATATACATCAAAGGATACATATCCGCTAATTGCTTGTAGTAATCTATCAATTCACCTGCAGTATACCTTTTACCATCCATTTCATAGTGAGACTCATGAAAGAAATTAGAGGCTGCAGCGTCCATACCCATAAAAATCTTGTCCTCATATCCTAGGCTTTTTATAGATGCATAAACGAGATCTAATGCGTCCATCGTCTTTTCAAGTGGAGGAGAGAATCCCCCTTCATCACCTAAGGCTGTATATATCTTTCCATATCTTTCAGTGATTAAATCCTTTAGCCTTTTATATACTTCAATGGAGGCTTGAATGGCTTCAGTAAACTTATCAAAATTCTTGGGAATTATGATAAATTCCTGAATCTTTAGATTATTTCCTGCGTGAAGGCCACCATTTAATATATTTAAAAGAGGTATTGGAATGTATTTGGCTCTGGGACCTCCTATATATTCAAAGTACTCCTGTCCTAACGCTCTCGATGCGGTTTTCAAAACAGCTATAGAAGTAGCTATCATAGTATTACCACCAATTCTTGATTTATTTTGTGTACCATCAAGCCTTATTAGCGTTGTATCTATAACCCTTTGCCTTCTCACATCATAATCTCTTAGAGAATCGTTCAATACAGTATTTACTAATTCTACAGCATCAATCACTCTCCCATTTTTATCCTTGAGCTCTACGGCTTCATTTGCACCTTTTGATGCACCTGCAGGAGCATCACCAAATCCTACTATTCCGTCATACGTTTCCACTCTAACTCTAATTGTCCTATTGCCTCTAGAATCAATTATCTCATAACCCTTTAATTTCCTTATTCTAAACCTATCGTTCATTTTAAGTCTGTTTGTGTATATTTTGGATAAGATAATAAATGTTAGTCTCGGAGGCTGTGCTTCCATTATTATTTTATGGAATATTAACGCCTATATATCAAGTAATTTTAAGGGAAAAAATTAGTAATGTAAAAGGATTTTATCTAGCTTGGATAACTGCACCGTTCCTGGTGGGATATTTCTTTTACTCAACTTTAGTTGAGGTTTTTCTATTACTTATATTCAATGTAATTGGATATATTATTGTTCTTAAAAATAAATACAAGTACATATTTCCACTACTTCTTTTTTCAGCAGTGATAATACAAATATTTTATATCTTAACAACACTACATACTATTCATGGTTAGAAAGAAAGCAGTTGAAGCAGACGTTTGTCCTAACTGTGGTAAAAAAGCTGAAAAACCAGTTAAGACGTGGCAATTGGTATCTCCATTACCAGACGCCTACGGAAGAATAACAATTACAGTTATGGGATCATATGAATGCGGTAATTGTGGACATAAATGGAAAGCAGTAGTTTCTAAGATAAAAGCTGGTGGAAGCTCAGTAGAAATTGAAGGAAAGAAAGGAAAGAAAACTATAGGAGAGGAGAAAGAAGATAAAAGAGAGGGAGAAGTTATAGAATTGGATATAAGTGATTTAGATGAAGAAGAGTGATGTAGCAATAGTACTTGTCGTGATACTAATTTACGTTGTATTGTTCTCTGGAATTGTCCAGACAGCCAGTATTGAAGGAGTATCCATGTATCCAGTTTTCCAAAACGGATTCCTTACTTTTTATGTATCACCATCTGATATCTCAGTAGGAAACATAATTATATATAAGTCAACTGTTGGTACTTATGTTATCCATCAGGTGATACATATTGATGGAAATTCTTACGTGACAAAAGGTGTTGATAACATAACAAATTACCTTCCAGATAATAAAATAGGTTTAGAGCCTCAATCTGGAATTCCAAAAACGTTAGTTATTGGAAAAGTAGCTGAGGTAAATGGGTTTGTAATAAGTATACCCTACTTAGGTTACATTTCTATATTGTTCTCTTCATTGTAGACTTTTTACCTTACCCTCTTGTCTTAATCTATAAACTCTGTATGTAGGAGTTATTGTGCTTGGATGATTTGCAGTAACTTGATCTATTCTACCTACAGTAGTATTGGTAGGAGATGAGATTACATTATTAGGATTGTTGTAAGCCTCTCTAACTATCTCAGTTAGAGCCTCTGCAAAAGAGTCTAATACTTCCTTAGGCTCAGTCTCTGTTGGTTCAATCATAATAGATTCCTCTATATTTGGAGGAAAATATATTGTTGGTGCATAGAAACCCCTATCAATTAAGGCTTTAGCTATATCGAAAGCTGTCACACCCTTATCCCTCGCTAACTCCTTTGCTGAAAATACAACCTCATGTTTTCTTGGTCTATACGGAGCAATTAGATCTAAGCCTTTAACATTTCTAAGCTTAGAAATAATATAATTAGTTGCTAAGGTACTTAGTTTTCCTATCATGGACAATCCCTCAGCTCCAAGTCCTAGAATGTATACATATGATCTTACAACATTTCCTATGTTACCATAAAAAGATGCAATCTTTCCTATAGTGTGCTTTGGAATGTAATCTATGGCATATTTGCCATTTTTCTTTTCTACTATTGGATAAGGTAGAAAATCTACCATATCTCCTTTAGCACATATAGCACCTGCACCTGGTCCTCCTCCTCCATGTGGAACTGCAAATGTTTTATGAAGATTAAGATGAACTATATCAAAACCCATGTCTCCTGGTCTCACTAGACCCAATATTCCATTCATATTAGCTCCATCATAGTATAACTTGGCATCTACATTATGAAGCAACTTAGCTATTTCTACTATATTTTCTTCGAAAAGACCTAAAGTATTTGGATTAGTGAGCATAAATCCAGCTGTTTTCTCTCCTACTACCTCTCTTAATAAATCAATATCCACTAACCCCTCTTTATTAGATCTAATATAGATTACCTTATAACCAGCCATCGCAGCACTTGCTGGGTTAGTTCCATGTGCAGTATCTGCAACTAACATTTCGTCTCTACTAAACCTCTCCTTTAATTCATGATACTTCTTTATCATCAGAACGCCAGCCAACTCGCCTGCTGAACCAGCCGGTACTTGCAAACTACATATATCAGTCCCTGTTATTTCAGCTAACATAAGTTGCATTTCATAAATGATCTCTAGGATTCCTTGGACAGTCTCAGAATCCTGCAAGGGATGTAAACCTGAAACGACGTCGCTTATCTTCTCTTCGACTTTTGGATTATATTTCATTGTGCAGGAACCCAGGGGTACAAATCCTGTATCTACACCGAAACTCATTTGGGATAATCTTATGTAGTGCCTTACAGCCTCTAACTCACTAATGGAAGGTAGATTAGGCTCATTTCTCCTCTTTAGATTTTCAGGAATGTTTAAGGTTATTTCTTTTCTTAAACTATCATCATGAGGAATTAAAGTTCCTACTCTCCCATTACCCTTATATTCAGTTATTAATGGTTCATCCCACTTTGCTTGTCTCCACACATCAAACCACCTCCGCTATATTTTTGACTAGCTCATCAATCATAACCCTTGTATGGACTTCAGTAAAGCAAAATAACGCACAATAATCATTTAACTGTAAACCCCCGTGTATTCCTTTATTTAAGAGACTCGAATGGATCAAATTATAATTCTTAGGAAATTGTATTACAAATTCTTCAAAGATCTCCCCTGAATATGGAGATTTAAAACCGAGTTCCTCGAATTTCTTTTTGGCGTAGTGACTTCTTACATATATTTCTTCTGCTAGATCCCTTAGACCATGTTTACCTAATAACGAAAGATAGACCGCTGAACCTATTGCCATAAGTGTTTCATTTGTAGTTATATTTGATGTGGCTTTCTCCCTTCTTGTAAACTGTTCTCTTGTTTGCAATATTAATGTGAAAGCCCTATTCCCTTTTTCATCTTTTGTTAAACCAACAATCCTACCAGGCATTTGTCTCACTAGTTGAGAGTCCCACCTTACAGCAAAAATGCCCATAAGCGGACCTCCATAGTTTAGTGGTAATCCAATTTCTTGTCCATCACCTACTGCTATGTCAATACCATATTCCCCTGGGGGCTTAATTAAACCAAGAGATAATGGAGACACCCCCATAATAGTTATTATATTTTTCTTCTTTGCGAAATCCACTATATATTCTATGTTTTCCTCAAAAATTCCGTAAAAATTAGGTTGCTGAATATAAATAGCAGATACATCGTCTGTGTTAATTTGTTCTAATTTTTCAATATCTATTTGACCAGATGTAGAATTTATAGGCAATTCATTTATTTTGATACCTTTACCGTAAACCCATGTCTTTACTACCTCTCTATGATAAGGATTCATATTTGAAGGCAAAAGCACACTCTTTCTCCGATTTATTCTATGTGCCATCAGAACAGCTTCTGCTATAGCACTAGCCCAATCGTACATTGATGCATTTACAAACTCCATTTCTAATAATTCAGCCATAAGGCTTTGATACTCATAAATTGCCTGCAGAAGACCTTGAGAGATTTCAGGCTGATACGGAGTATAAGCAGTATAAAACTCCGATCTAGACATAATGAACTTTACAGCCTCAGGTATATAGTGAGGGCATAGACCCCCTCCTATAAAAGGAGGGTATTTGAGTTCTAGATTTTTCTTCTTCAGTTCATTAAGCCTTTGGGAAATCTCGTATTCGGAAAGAGGTTTATCATAAGGTATGTTAAGTTTCCTTTTAAGTATCAAATCTTGAGGAACGTCAGAAAATAAATTCATAATGTCATTAACGCCTATTTCCTTAAGCATTTCCTCGGTATACTTTAAGTTAGGTAACCAAGGATG is drawn from Sulfolobus acidocaldarius SUSAZ and contains these coding sequences:
- a CDS encoding 3-phosphoglycerate dehydrogenase, encoding MQVKILITDPISEILINKLTKYNIKIDYRPDISKEELQKIIYDYDVIVVRSRTRIDKELIEKGKKLKVIARAGIGIDNIDTEEAEKRNIRVVYAPGTSTDSAAELTIGLMIAAARNLYNAINLAKSGVFKKVEGVELAGKTIGIIGFGRIGSKVATVANALGMKVLAYDILDIKERALKVGAEPCTLDDMLPRADIITLHVTVGKETKYILDKEQFEKMKNNVIIVNTSRAAVVNGKILLEFIRKGKIFAYATDVFWNEPPKEEWEHELLRHERVIVTPHIGAQTKEAQDRVAEVTAQNLINVMKEMRLI
- a CDS encoding hydrogenase expression protein HypE, encoding MLLIPGPVEVPKSVLAATSLVIDHRGNKFKDIVNRLEKLMIKHFSSERVALLTGSGTLAVEAMVYSFTKRGEKILALSYGEFGRRLAESIKRRGATLRLYDKPMGHSFSLEEVKQIIEENKDVTTVALVHNETSTGIALRNLEEISRFIKNKGLRLIVDSVSGFAAYQLMVNEWKIDAVATGSQKALASVPGLGFVAVSRDGLNEIVNEDLPTYLDVSLHLKFQDKYETPFTPATGVFNATLRAAELLELEGVERRWKRHEACTKYVRDALSYFGFSLLGNENNFSNTVVAAIPPIKDYRAKLKEFNVEIAGGMGELRDKVVRIGLLGIVDDRAVMKLIGITARMFHSQYEKEPPLECKLPEELREEIEWS
- a CDS encoding DNA-directed RNA polymerase subunit K, translating into MTIDKINEIFKENWKNKLTKYEIARIISARALQLSMGALPLIDTSNLKSDDVISIAEEELKRGVLPITIRRIYPNGQVELISVRKIENR
- a CDS encoding DNA topoisomerase I (decatenates replicating daughter chromosomes), translating into MSCKTPKNYTLIIAEKSKAARKIAEALSNNYSYCKKFYVNFWIVNYSSKYYIISPAAGHLFNLYGNSSFPVYGTEWKPLWQIDPSARYTKKYYDLIKSLSKDAQEFINACDYDIEGSLIGYLIINFLGDIKRAKRAKFSTLTKEDILNSFRNLKPLDYDMIHAGIARHKVDWLWGINVSRALMKSVYIVTRKRVILSAGRVQSPTLIHVINNTLKRELFVPLPYYSINLTINLKNKEFKITIPKTFENKNEAKQYLEEIKKVGEVVVTNIELKDAVIYRPPPFNLTDLQLEAGRLFGYSPYLVERIAENLYLNGLISYPRTNSQKIPPSINIYQIIDSLSKSKRYGSLINTLSQITKGKYIVRQGEKDDPAHPAIYPTGELPYNLDTKELKLYELILRRFLASMSTDARVRKQEITLRIPKVDIELKLNIQSLIYKGWIILYPYTKFSDEELLDVKKGDKGRIVRANSSMKVTKPDTQQVSKIQLLKWMESNNLGTEATRGRIIETLFKRKYLMSKGKYAYPTPIGIVVTDVLSSYFKDLTDVRLTSEMEKKLNGIISGKFSENEVVEETKKLIERYINEFENSKNDIGTKIGKILGLLEYKKCKYCELEVYKDNLCKYHLNAVKLLKNNLKIWKERTDLTEESIIKKLKKLNTAGKFIRDVLNTYHN
- a CDS encoding ATPase AAA, producing MSAQVMLEEMARKYAINAVKADKEGNAEEAITNYKKAIEVLAQLVSLYRDGSTAAIYEQMINEYKRRIEVLKELIPADGAGNGNGKHSQVSVDDLVMKEKPKVSFNDIVGLEDVKEALKEAIVYPTRRPDLFPLGWPRGILVYGPPGCGKTMIAAAVANEIDSYFIQVDAASVMSKWLGEAEKNVAKIFNSARELSKKDGKPVIIFIDEIDALLGTYNSENGGEVRVRNQFLKEMDGLQDKSENFKVYVIGATNKPWRLDEPFLRRFQKRIYIRLPDVEQRKSLLLHYTSKIKMDNFNIDELAKMTEGYTASDIKDIVQAAHIRVVKEMFDKKLEQPRAVNMEDFKEILKIRKPSVNSEVIKVYEAWHEKYKAL
- a CDS encoding cell division protein; translated protein: MFDKLSIIFNSDRKRKVHLSKAITEISLKLKEQQDRLDEAIRRLRERDKDLFEKVIRSQIEGDIARATIYAQEISDIRKMIKIIYTAYLAIEKVRLKLDTVQELQGVSLVLFPVMRILGELKEQVRGIAPEVALALDSITSSVNSIAIETGALSEKTFVPTVSDEQAKQIMEEAQKMAEVKVRELLPELPHPPSELPKRVAKQVQSSNKKSLSEDMILNYIKTTGGFIDVEYIAKNFDVSKEEVFNMLRKLEEKGLIVLEG
- a CDS encoding cell division protein, which encodes MGIPVEVLTKFIGQKVKDVYGRDAGVIVHVYTEIDGTITGIELFKGEEIKTYSPNSVKVDGDSVVILPDWKTDSLKVLGQMEKIRKRQRALEELYSRQEIPKSTYEDMKRKLDSELLKIRDEHSRLKGRLKDRLNSIEDQVAQIDRAMIALKINYISGEIPELAYKNSMEILRLSRDSYALERDDIKKTLDKLDGLDKEVIELKPSASLNTSTEQSNKNEGNKSEVSVPIPVRVINTL
- the eno gene encoding enolase (catalyzes the formation of phosphoenolpyruvate from 2-phospho-D-glycerate in glycolysis), translating into MNDRFRIRKLKGYEIIDSRGNRTIRVRVETYDGIVGFGDAPAGASKGANEAVELKDKNGRVIDAVELVNTVLNDSLRDYDVRRQRVIDTTLIRLDGTQNKSRIGGNTMIATSIAVLKTASRALGQEYFEYIGGPRAKYIPIPLLNILNGGLHAGNNLKIQEFIIIPKNFDKFTEAIQASIEVYKRLKDLITERYGKIYTALGDEGGFSPPLEKTMDALDLVYASIKSLGYEDKIFMGMDAAASNFFHESHYEMDGKRYTAGELIDYYKQLADMYPLMYIEDPFEENDYDSFSQLQSKLKKTIVTGDDLYVTNIEYLKKGIERMSSKGTIVKPNQIGTITETLDYIDFARRNAVKTIVSHRSGETEDSIIADLAVGTQSEFIKTGAPSRGERTSKYNRLIEIELDYGLEFYGKNFYL